One Ostrea edulis chromosome 2, xbOstEdul1.1, whole genome shotgun sequence genomic region harbors:
- the LOC125678428 gene encoding transmembrane protein 79-like encodes MAEMNDKEKAEHQKLLNWVYKEFAAAAVVIGVVYYAVSLIPLDVETVQTPCDRLVFALRWLFISSLPIVFAIFGVLDVRGNTKAIDPIKGGAENLVELPNRILRNTIEQFSLHAVGVLALTTYLDERSMSNIRALVALFFLGRILFAMGYKSSPSNRGFGFAITFMPTLVTYGYVLYKFVTTYILGF; translated from the coding sequence ATGGCTGAGATGAATGACAAAGAAAAGGCGGAGCACCAGAAGCTTCTTAATTGGGTGTATAAAGAATTCGCAGCCGCTGCAGTTGTTATAGGCGTGGTTTACTACGCAGTCAGCCTGATTCCTCTCGACGTAGAGACAGTCCAAACTCCGTGTGACCGCTTGGTGTTTGCCCTCAGGTGGCTCTTTATCTCGTCACTTCCGATAGTATTCGCAATATTTGGTGTCCTAGACGTTAGAGGGAATACGAAAGCCATTGATCCAATAAAAGGAGGTGCGGAAAACCTCGTGGAACTTCCTAACCGGATTCTACGAAACACCATTGAACAGTTTTCCTTGCACGCGGTGGGTGTGTTGGCGTTGACAACATATTTGGATGAGAGGTCAATGTCCAACATCCGGGCTCTAGTGGCGCTCTTCTTCCTTGGTCGTATCCTCTTCGCGATGGGATACAAATCGTCGCCTAGTAATCGAGGTTTTGGATTTGCTATTACTTTTATGCCAACATTAGTGACTTATGGATATGTCTTATATAAGTTTGTAACAACATACATTCTGGGATTCTAG